A segment of the uncultured Desulfobulbus sp. genome:
CCATGATCAGTATTTGCCCCGTTGTTTTTCAGGTGAGCAGCCTTTTATCTTCGTCGATGCGGTGCGAAGGCCCGGAGGACAGTGGTTTGTCGATTTCAAACAGGGACGAGCCTTCTGGTCATCTGGAACTATTCCAGGAGGTTTTGGTCGTCTTTGCCGCAGGGAAGTCTGAACCATTGGTTGAGGGAATGACTGAACAGCGTCCCCTCAAGAGGAAAGGGGCGTTTGTATGCAAAGTAGTTATGCGTTGTTCAGTTTTTCCCACCGTTCTTGGGCGTATTGAGGAAAAATAGGTGTCAAGCGAAAAAAGCAGTTGAAGGTAGGAGTGCTCCTTAGTAGGATATCATGTAATTCCAAACTGTTTTTGACTACAAGGGGAGAGGATAATCCTTGAAACGGATATTGGTGGTCGACGACGAGGCTCAGATTCGTACCATGCTAACCCAGATGTTAGAGCTTGAGGGGTTTGAGGTCCACACCGCAGAAAATGGTGAAGAGGGACTGGCCCTGGTAGGGAAATATGCCTTCGACTTGGTAATTACAGATATGATTATGCCGGTGAAAGACGGACTCAAGTTCATTATGGAGCTGGTTCGTGATTATCCGGATTTGCGCATACTTGCCATTTCCGGTGGCGGCGCTATCAAGGCGGAACGCTATTTGACCATGGCCGGATATCTTGGCGATATAGCCACGCTGGAGAAGCCCTTTAAACGGGAGATCCTACTTGATCTTGTGCAGAAACAAATCGGAGGTGATTGATCCTGCCAAGGGTGCTTCACCTCTGTTCGTTATTTCTTTGTTTCAACAAAGCCTGCAGAGCTCCTATGCTCTGCGGGCTTTTTTGTTGAGGGGGCCTGCGGTTATGTATCGGTAAAACCATAGCTGACCAGCTTTGTCAGGTCTGCCCACATGGTTTCACTGCCCATGATGGCGACGATGATTGATCGTCCCTCCCGACTGAACTGTCCCACATAGGTCTGGCGGGCAGCAACTGTGTATCCGGTTTTTCCACCATCAGCCCCTTTGATTCGCCAGAGTGCGCGATTGTGGTTCCGTAACCTTTGTCCAAAGCCAGCCTGCACATATTTCTGATGCATTCGGGTGGCAAAGCTTTTTTGCTGCATGGCATAACGCATCAGGGTGGCCAGGTCGCGAGCAGTCGTATGTTGGCCCACCGCTGTGAGACCGGAGGCGGTTTTGCACAGCGTGTTTTTAGCACCCCACATTTTAGCAGTCAGGTTCATGAGATGCGCAAATTTTTCTTCCGTTCCCCCTATTTTTTCAGCAAGGGCAACGGCTGCATCGTTGGCAGAACTGAGGAGAACCGCGTTGATCAGGTCGTCGGTGCTATAGTGGGCACCCGGTTTGAGATAGACTTTTGATCCATCTTTGATAACAGCGTTCCAACTGACACTAACCTGCTCATCAAGGGGGAGTGCCTCCAGGGCGATCATGGCCGTGACAATTTTAATCGTCGAGGCTGGTTGCCGCAGGTTATCCGCCATTTTGGTGAACAGCGGGCGACCATCTTTGGCATCAATCACAATGGCACTGCGAGCACTGATCTGTTGGGAAAGCACTGCGGCGTTTTTTTGTATGGAAGGTATGTGCTTCTGCGGATTATGGGAGGGCGTGGGGCTGAGAGCTATGGCGGCTTGAGCTCCTTGTTTCCAGGAGAGCTGCTGACGGTGAGCATGTCCCGTGGCAATTGCTGCAGTATTGGTCTGTGCTGAAATTGAGGGGACGAGTGCCAAGCCTGCTACGCTTATAAGCAGGAACACAGGAGAAAGAAGTCGTAACATGCA
Coding sequences within it:
- a CDS encoding response regulator — its product is MKRILVVDDEAQIRTMLTQMLELEGFEVHTAENGEEGLALVGKYAFDLVITDMIMPVKDGLKFIMELVRDYPDLRILAISGGGAIKAERYLTMAGYLGDIATLEKPFKREILLDLVQKQIGGD
- a CDS encoding D-alanyl-D-alanine carboxypeptidase family protein, which encodes MLRLLSPVFLLISVAGLALVPSISAQTNTAAIATGHAHRQQLSWKQGAQAAIALSPTPSHNPQKHIPSIQKNAAVLSQQISARSAIVIDAKDGRPLFTKMADNLRQPASTIKIVTAMIALEALPLDEQVSVSWNAVIKDGSKVYLKPGAHYSTDDLINAVLLSSANDAAVALAEKIGGTEEKFAHLMNLTAKMWGAKNTLCKTASGLTAVGQHTTARDLATLMRYAMQQKSFATRMHQKYVQAGFGQRLRNHNRALWRIKGADGGKTGYTVAARQTYVGQFSREGRSIIVAIMGSETMWADLTKLVSYGFTDT